One part of the Bacteroidota bacterium genome encodes these proteins:
- a CDS encoding ATP-binding cassette domain-containing protein, giving the protein MISVSNLSLRYGKRVLFEEVNLKFVPGNCYGVIGANGAGKSTFLKILSGEIDPSTGQVSMNPGARMSVLKQNHFAFDEFQVLEAVMMGNMKLMEVIREKDAVYAKPDFSEADGHRAAELEIQFAEMGGWDAESNAASLLSDLGVKEDLHQKKMSEISGKEKVRVLLAQALYGNPDILLLDEPTNDLDVETITWLENFLADFQNTVIVVSHDRHFLDSVCTHVADIDFGKMNLYSGNYTFWYESSQLALRQRSDLNKKVEDKRKELQDFIERFSANASKSRQATSRKKLLEKLVVEDIQPSTRKYPAIIFKAERDCGDQLLKVEALSKISNEGLQFFSDITFSIAKGDKIAVISKERRAVTAFFEIITGNDTATGGTFEWGTTITRSYLPNDNSTFFKEEMILIDWLRQFSKEKEETFVRGFLGKMLFSGEESLKKSTVLSGGEKVRCMISRMMLTNANCLILDEPTNHLDLESITAFNNAMQDWRHIALFSSHDHAFTHSVANRIIELTPSGIIDKRMTYDEYLEDETVKAAREKMYGAMVTI; this is encoded by the coding sequence ATGATCTCAGTATCAAATCTTTCCCTTCGTTACGGTAAGCGTGTCCTTTTCGAAGAAGTTAATCTCAAATTTGTTCCCGGTAATTGCTACGGCGTTATTGGCGCAAACGGTGCCGGAAAGTCGACTTTCCTGAAAATTTTGTCCGGTGAGATCGATCCTTCTACCGGTCAGGTTTCTATGAACCCCGGTGCCCGTATGAGCGTTTTGAAGCAGAATCACTTTGCTTTTGATGAATTTCAAGTGCTCGAAGCGGTGATGATGGGTAATATGAAGTTGATGGAAGTGATTCGTGAAAAAGATGCCGTGTATGCAAAACCGGATTTTAGCGAAGCCGACGGACACCGGGCAGCGGAACTGGAGATACAATTTGCGGAAATGGGTGGATGGGATGCAGAAAGTAATGCAGCCAGTTTGTTAAGTGATTTGGGCGTGAAGGAAGATTTGCATCAGAAGAAAATGTCGGAAATAAGCGGTAAGGAAAAGGTCCGCGTTTTATTAGCCCAGGCGCTTTATGGAAATCCTGATATTCTGTTGCTGGATGAGCCAACGAATGACCTCGACGTTGAAACGATTACCTGGTTGGAAAACTTCCTCGCCGATTTTCAAAATACGGTGATTGTTGTAAGTCACGACAGGCATTTTCTGGATTCCGTTTGTACGCATGTCGCTGATATCGATTTTGGAAAGATGAATTTATATTCCGGTAACTACACGTTCTGGTATGAATCCAGTCAGCTGGCTTTGCGTCAGAGGTCTGACCTGAATAAAAAAGTAGAAGACAAACGGAAAGAACTGCAGGATTTCATCGAGCGATTTAGTGCCAATGCCTCTAAATCGCGTCAGGCGACGAGTCGTAAAAAATTGCTCGAGAAGTTGGTGGTGGAAGATATACAGCCATCTACCCGTAAATACCCCGCCATTATTTTTAAAGCGGAACGAGATTGCGGTGATCAGCTTTTAAAAGTGGAGGCCTTGAGTAAAATTTCGAATGAAGGTTTACAATTTTTTAGTGATATTACTTTCTCTATTGCTAAAGGCGATAAGATTGCGGTTATCTCTAAAGAACGTCGGGCTGTCACTGCTTTCTTTGAAATTATTACCGGAAACGATACTGCTACGGGAGGAACTTTTGAATGGGGGACTACCATAACCAGATCTTATTTACCCAATGATAACTCTACTTTTTTCAAAGAAGAAATGATTCTCATTGATTGGCTCCGTCAGTTTTCTAAAGAGAAGGAGGAAACTTTTGTCCGTGGTTTCCTGGGGAAGATGTTGTTTTCGGGAGAAGAGTCATTGAAAAAATCAACCGTGTTATCCGGAGGGGAGAAAGTGCGTTGTATGATTTCACGAATGATGTTGACCAATGCCAATTGTCTCATCCTCGATGAACCCACCAATCACTTAGATCTCGAATCGATTACAGCATTCAACAATGCCATGCAGGATTGGCGCCATATCGCCCTCTTCAGTTCACATGACCATGCCTTTACACATTCTGTCGCTAACCGCATCATCGAATTAACTCCATCTGGAATTATCGACAAACGCATGACCTACGATGAATACCTGGAAGACGAAACCGTAAAAGCCGCTCGTGAGAAGATGTACGGCGCGATGGTGACAATCTAG
- a CDS encoding T9SS type A sorting domain-containing protein — MKKLATLIMLLILFSGYAKAETEPNDTWDLANTVLLGQTETGTAGLAQEDDWWTVSIPDDGTLTLSWTSLNGNYIHCQIYDTLGVLQFASSYTGTTNSINATGLAAGYYYIKLYSYYTSQVTSYSFTPTFTAVSVPNDPATNDVYTQATLLALNDSVTGHIGYYHNLYDDLNDWWAVTVNLDGRLDFTITSLNSQNVYALLYDGDGTTILAGSYTTTTNTYSEDGLAPGTYYILVKTFYPQEFAPYKLKNNLVLPPNTTESGISNDFALNATNINLNDSINGHIGYRYNGNDDLRDWYKFTTTEDGHIFIKLDVFNGQNVFAQIFDGDTVSILTGSYTTTGATYSINGKAAGTYYVRVRNFYDSEWAPYAIRLNLVPTVPDDPENNNTPATAVVMNPGDSVTGHIGYTYMSYDDVNDWYQVTTNADGEIVFKIHSLNTQNVYAELFDNDGVTDLAGSYTTTTATFNKNGLAAGTYFIRVKTYYLSEFAPYDLTVNLNVAPLANDAELNDSVEIALPLPVNTSVTGHIGYFYNDYDDLNDYYALTLPVDGKLTVTIDPELGQYTYATLLDNNGTTVLFNGYSNSILSQTANDLAAGTYYIRIRNYYAYEFTPYTLTTSLEPMNFPAEDAANNDIPTTATLLPANTAKSGHLNFYYNLDKDNIDWWVIGYDGSGAMTINAAIEQNHFNTAYPTFNYRLYADTNATHISSGAWTGPALNSLNLTGLSAGNYYLRLLPAFSTFGAYELTAQYTENCANVVSITSSSQLPGCLGTIDYSVSGGLAPYTVQLYKDNIAYGTPQVTNSAITFSSLPTGTYYARSYSFGASGTCNNVSANTVFSTPPVPSITAGGPLSFCQGGSVQLSSDAAASYLWSTGEVTQSIIVSSGGSYSVTVYNAAGCFENSLPVNVTVFTNPATPTITPLSTTICQGATTTLSASTANAYLWSTGETSQNIVTGTAGSYTVTVYDINNCSATSLASTVSVNPLLTWYADNDGDNFGNPTSSVQDCNQPSGYVADNTDCDDLNIFVYPGAAEQCNAIDDDCDGQTDEGCSTFTYYQDSDGDTYGNPSVSVTIVSPTPPVGYVGNNTDCNDGNAAINPGVAEICNSIDDNCNGLTDDGLTFLTYYIDADADGYGSSALSQTTCDGAPSGYVNNSTDCNDANNTINPGTIEICNSIDDNCDGTTDEGCGTYTYYADADGDSYGDATQFITGSNPTPPSGYVTNSDDCNDSNAAINPAAIEICNTIDDDCNGLTDDGLTFITYFADADGDGYGNGAIYIDACSPPAGSYVFNNNDCNDGNAAVNPAATEICNELDDNCSGTIDEGLTITTYFADADNDGYGDGNVYVDSCLAPNWNYVFNNDDCDDSNAAINPLATEICNGLDDNCDGLTDDGCTGCPAPGPISGPAQMCAPTGQQITYSIAAIPGATSYNWTVPAGTIILSGQGSNTLVVKWPFSVIHSGLSGDICVSYTAACGISTPSCLSIALQLSKPVRPASISGSNKACAGDNFVYSVALVSRATNYTWTVPAGATIQGGQGTNIITVLYDANFLGGDISVIASNGCGNSPERIRSISRNILKAPLSINGLNKGVCGALGVGYTCAAVPGAVSYQWSVPAGASIASGQGTSTITVDYSGAFTGGTISVYAINSCGGGATRTLSVIGAPAIPGTISGSTITCANQLYTYEVQALTGATAYTWIVPSFVQILSGQGTKTLNVMMGFNPVSSFTISVKASNGCGSSSLRKLENISTSVCPRIGSGTAFSTLQVYPNPASENLFVAITLDADQQIDMNLSDVTGRQVLQRSISGTEGENLIPVNISHLASGIYTMNIRGRNASETIRIILE; from the coding sequence ATGAAAAAATTAGCTACATTGATCATGCTTTTAATCCTGTTTTCAGGATATGCAAAAGCGGAAACAGAGCCCAACGATACGTGGGATCTTGCGAACACAGTATTATTAGGACAAACGGAGACCGGAACTGCAGGATTAGCGCAGGAAGATGACTGGTGGACCGTTTCCATTCCTGATGACGGAACACTAACTTTAAGTTGGACATCCTTAAACGGAAATTATATACATTGTCAGATTTACGACACTTTGGGTGTGTTGCAATTTGCTTCAAGTTACACCGGCACCACCAACAGTATTAACGCAACAGGACTTGCAGCCGGCTATTACTATATAAAATTATATTCCTATTATACTAGTCAAGTGACTAGCTACAGTTTTACACCCACTTTTACTGCAGTTAGTGTACCCAATGATCCCGCAACAAACGATGTGTATACACAGGCAACCCTACTGGCTTTGAATGATTCTGTTACCGGACATATCGGTTATTATCATAATTTGTATGATGATCTCAATGACTGGTGGGCTGTTACAGTAAACCTTGATGGCAGATTGGATTTCACCATCACAAGTTTAAACAGTCAAAATGTATATGCGCTACTTTATGATGGCGATGGAACGACAATTCTTGCAGGAAGCTATACGACAACTACTAACACATACAGTGAAGACGGTCTTGCTCCCGGCACATACTATATACTGGTGAAAACTTTTTATCCGCAAGAATTTGCTCCGTATAAATTAAAAAATAATCTTGTACTTCCGCCTAACACCACGGAATCGGGTATTTCAAATGATTTTGCACTTAATGCCACAAATATTAACTTAAACGACTCCATCAATGGACATATTGGTTATAGATACAATGGTAACGATGATTTAAGAGATTGGTACAAATTTACAACAACTGAAGACGGACATATCTTTATAAAACTAGATGTCTTCAATGGTCAAAATGTATTTGCACAAATTTTTGACGGAGACACCGTTAGCATCCTCACCGGAAGTTATACGACTACCGGAGCAACTTATTCTATAAATGGAAAAGCTGCAGGAACTTACTATGTAAGAGTACGAAATTTTTATGATTCAGAGTGGGCACCCTATGCTATCCGTTTGAATCTTGTGCCCACCGTTCCGGATGATCCTGAAAACAATAATACACCGGCAACCGCTGTGGTTATGAATCCGGGCGATTCAGTTACCGGGCATATTGGATACACGTACATGAGTTATGACGATGTGAATGACTGGTATCAGGTGACTACCAATGCTGATGGAGAAATTGTTTTCAAGATTCATTCTTTGAATACTCAAAATGTGTATGCTGAATTGTTTGACAATGATGGTGTCACAGACCTTGCAGGAAGTTATACCACAACAACGGCAACATTCAACAAAAACGGCCTGGCAGCGGGAACATATTTTATTCGAGTTAAAACGTACTACCTTAGCGAATTTGCTCCATACGATCTCACTGTAAACCTGAATGTCGCCCCACTAGCTAATGATGCTGAGCTAAATGATAGTGTTGAAATTGCTCTACCTCTCCCTGTAAATACAAGTGTCACCGGACATATAGGTTATTTTTATAACGATTATGATGATCTGAATGATTATTATGCTTTAACACTTCCTGTAGATGGGAAGTTAACCGTTACCATTGATCCGGAGCTTGGCCAATACACTTATGCTACTTTATTGGACAATAACGGAACAACTGTTTTATTCAATGGATACAGTAATTCTATTCTAAGTCAAACTGCGAATGATCTGGCTGCAGGGACGTACTATATCCGCATTCGAAATTACTATGCATATGAATTTACGCCTTATACGTTGACTACATCACTCGAACCAATGAATTTTCCGGCAGAAGACGCAGCAAACAATGATATTCCCACTACTGCTACACTCTTACCTGCCAATACAGCAAAGAGCGGCCATTTAAACTTCTACTACAATTTAGACAAAGATAATATTGACTGGTGGGTTATAGGGTATGACGGTTCCGGCGCAATGACCATCAATGCCGCCATTGAACAAAATCATTTCAATACGGCTTATCCCACTTTCAATTATAGACTATACGCTGATACAAATGCCACTCATATTTCAAGTGGCGCATGGACCGGACCGGCATTAAATTCATTAAACTTAACCGGACTTTCAGCAGGAAACTACTACTTGCGCCTGCTCCCTGCATTCTCTACGTTTGGAGCTTATGAATTGACTGCCCAATACACGGAAAATTGCGCCAACGTTGTTTCTATTACTTCCTCTTCACAATTACCCGGTTGTCTGGGAACAATTGATTATTCTGTAAGTGGTGGTTTAGCCCCTTACACTGTTCAGTTGTACAAAGACAATATCGCTTATGGTACACCCCAGGTAACAAATTCTGCAATTACCTTCAGCAGTTTACCCACCGGAACATATTATGCACGTTCCTATTCTTTCGGTGCATCCGGTACATGTAATAATGTTTCAGCAAACACTGTCTTCTCGACACCTCCAGTGCCCTCCATTACAGCAGGCGGACCATTGAGTTTTTGTCAGGGTGGATCTGTTCAACTTAGTAGCGATGCAGCAGCTTCTTATTTATGGAGTACCGGAGAAGTAACGCAAAGTATTATTGTATCATCCGGTGGCAGCTATTCAGTAACTGTATATAATGCGGCGGGATGTTTTGAAAATTCTCTTCCGGTTAACGTCACTGTATTTACGAATCCGGCTACACCAACTATCACACCGTTGAGTACTACAATTTGTCAGGGAGCTACTACCACTTTGAGTGCCAGTACTGCTAATGCGTATCTCTGGTCAACCGGTGAAACGAGTCAAAATATTGTAACCGGTACTGCAGGATCTTATACAGTTACGGTATATGATATTAATAATTGCAGTGCTACATCTCTCGCCTCAACCGTATCAGTTAATCCTCTGCTAACCTGGTATGCGGATAATGACGGCGATAATTTCGGAAACCCAACCTCTTCTGTCCAGGATTGTAATCAACCATCCGGCTATGTAGCTGATAACACAGATTGTGATGATCTAAACATTTTTGTCTATCCGGGTGCAGCAGAACAATGCAATGCCATTGATGATGATTGTGACGGGCAAACGGATGAGGGTTGCAGTACATTTACATACTATCAAGACAGTGATGGAGATACTTATGGAAATCCTTCTGTAAGTGTAACCATTGTTAGTCCAACTCCACCTGTTGGCTACGTTGGAAACAACACCGATTGTAACGATGGAAATGCAGCTATCAATCCCGGAGTTGCAGAAATTTGCAATTCAATTGACGACAACTGTAATGGATTAACAGATGATGGATTAACCTTCCTTACGTATTACATCGATGCTGACGCTGACGGCTATGGATCATCTGCATTAAGTCAAACTACCTGTGATGGTGCTCCGTCGGGCTATGTAAATAATAGTACTGATTGCAATGATGCCAATAACACAATAAATCCGGGTACCATCGAAATTTGTAATAGTATAGATGACAACTGTGATGGAACTACCGACGAAGGTTGTGGTACGTACACCTATTATGCTGACGCAGATGGTGACAGTTATGGAGATGCGACGCAATTCATCACGGGATCAAACCCCACTCCTCCCTCCGGATATGTTACCAATAGCGATGATTGCAACGATAGTAATGCTGCGATAAATCCTGCTGCTATAGAAATCTGCAATACTATAGATGATGATTGCAATGGGCTTACCGATGATGGACTCACATTTATCACCTACTTTGCAGATGCAGATGGAGATGGTTATGGAAATGGTGCCATCTATATTGATGCATGTAGTCCTCCTGCCGGAAGCTATGTCTTCAACAATAACGATTGCAACGATGGAAATGCTGCGGTAAATCCTGCTGCAACAGAAATCTGCAATGAACTGGATGATAATTGCAGTGGCACAATTGATGAAGGATTGACTATAACCACATATTTTGCTGATGCAGATAACGATGGTTATGGAGATGGAAATGTTTATGTTGACAGTTGCCTTGCACCGAACTGGAATTATGTTTTCAACAATGATGATTGTGACGATAGCAATGCTGCAATAAATCCTCTAGCTACAGAAATCTGCAATGGATTGGATGATAATTGCGATGGTCTTACAGATGATGGTTGTACAGGTTGTCCTGCACCGGGTCCGATCAGTGGTCCAGCGCAAATGTGTGCACCTACCGGCCAACAGATTACTTATAGTATTGCTGCAATTCCCGGAGCCACCTCTTATAATTGGACTGTTCCGGCAGGCACTATCATTTTAAGTGGTCAGGGATCAAATACATTGGTAGTGAAATGGCCATTCTCTGTTATTCATAGTGGATTAAGCGGAGATATATGCGTCAGCTATACGGCGGCATGTGGCATCAGTACGCCGAGTTGCCTTTCTATTGCACTGCAATTAAGCAAACCGGTTCGACCAGCGAGCATTTCAGGATCAAACAAGGCTTGTGCCGGCGACAACTTCGTATATTCTGTAGCGTTAGTTTCAAGAGCAACAAATTATACCTGGACAGTTCCTGCAGGTGCCACAATTCAAGGTGGACAGGGAACTAATATCATCACCGTACTCTATGATGCCAACTTCTTAGGTGGAGACATTTCTGTAATTGCATCAAATGGTTGTGGAAACAGTCCGGAACGAATTCGTTCAATTTCAAGAAACATCCTGAAGGCTCCATTATCTATCAATGGACTTAATAAAGGAGTTTGCGGTGCACTGGGAGTGGGATACACCTGTGCAGCAGTACCTGGAGCAGTTTCTTATCAATGGTCAGTACCGGCAGGAGCCAGCATAGCCAGTGGACAAGGTACAAGTACGATTACCGTTGACTATAGCGGAGCCTTTACCGGTGGAACAATTAGTGTTTACGCAATAAACAGTTGTGGCGGTGGTGCTACCAGAACTTTATCCGTTATCGGAGCGCCTGCAATACCGGGCACCATTTCAGGATCTACCATTACATGCGCGAATCAACTTTACACCTACGAAGTCCAGGCATTGACAGGTGCTACGGCATATACCTGGATTGTCCCTTCATTCGTGCAGATTCTTAGCGGACAAGGCACTAAAACTCTAAATGTAATGATGGGCTTCAATCCGGTATCAAGCTTTACCATTTCAGTGAAAGCTTCAAACGGTTGCGGTAGCAGCTCTCTCCGGAAATTGGAGAACATCAGTACTTCTGTTTGTCCACGCATAGGTTCAGGTACCGCTTTCAGTACCCTACAGGTGTATCCGAATCCTGCTTCAGAAAATCTTTTCGTAGCCATAACGCTAGATGCAGATCAGCAAATCGACATGAACCTATCTGACGTAACCGGAAGACAAGTTTTACAACGTAGTATTTCAGGAACAGAAGGGGAAAACCTGATCCCAGTGAACATAAGCCATCTCGCTTCAGGCATTTACACTATGAATATAAGAGGAAGAAATGCCTCCGAAACTATTCGAATCATTTTGGAATAA
- a CDS encoding acyl-CoA thioesterase: MQAKTPKDSIAISTEIVLPNDTNTLGNLMGGRLLHWMDITAAIAAHRHCSRVVVTASVNNVAFSQPIKLGDIVTLQAKISRSFNSSMEVFIDVWVEDNLRNKKIKCNEAIYTFVAVDQLGNPIQVPGLTPETDEEKQRYEGALRRRQLSLILAGKMKAKDATALKALFIEEKI; encoded by the coding sequence ATGCAAGCCAAAACACCAAAAGACAGCATCGCCATTTCAACCGAGATCGTTTTGCCAAATGATACAAATACATTAGGAAATTTGATGGGGGGTCGTTTGTTACACTGGATGGACATCACTGCCGCCATTGCTGCTCATCGTCATTGCAGCCGCGTTGTGGTTACCGCTTCCGTGAATAACGTTGCCTTCAGTCAACCCATTAAACTGGGCGATATCGTGACTTTACAGGCTAAAATTTCCCGCTCTTTTAATTCTTCCATGGAGGTATTTATTGATGTTTGGGTAGAGGATAATCTACGCAACAAAAAGATCAAATGCAATGAGGCGATCTACACTTTCGTGGCCGTAGACCAGCTTGGAAATCCGATACAGGTTCCCGGACTCACCCCTGAAACAGATGAAGAAAAACAACGCTATGAAGGGGCCTTGCGACGCAGACAATTATCGCTGATTCTTGCAGGAAAGATGAAAGCGAAAGATGCAACGGCATTAAAAGCATTGTTTATTGAAGAGAAGATCTGA
- a CDS encoding FkbM family methyltransferase produces MLPQIFKSTVKKVLGIDSQSGVEPIQNLHKVGSNYHGYFIPADFLKSDSICYCIGAGEDISFDTELKILYDAQIYIFDPAPEGIEHFKKLVDVTARGEQLSIGKKQPFTYRINAAQLSQITYIDVGVWEKEAILKFYEPDLENYVSHSVHLFKDSGKFIEAPVDRLKNLMKKQNHSAVDLVKIEIEGAEYTVIDTIIEDKLDIKVILVEFDEVYHMKGFKHLFRIKNSTNKLRKAGYVLAHSTDHYKRLFVRRDVCHQLGKN; encoded by the coding sequence ATGCTTCCACAAATTTTTAAATCTACAGTAAAGAAAGTGCTCGGTATTGATTCACAATCGGGTGTTGAACCAATACAAAATCTTCACAAAGTGGGTTCCAATTACCATGGTTATTTTATACCTGCTGATTTTCTAAAAAGTGATTCTATCTGTTATTGTATTGGTGCCGGAGAGGACATCTCTTTCGACACAGAGCTAAAGATACTCTATGATGCTCAAATCTACATATTTGATCCGGCACCGGAAGGGATAGAACATTTTAAGAAATTGGTCGATGTAACAGCAAGGGGAGAGCAGCTTTCTATAGGTAAGAAACAACCTTTCACCTACAGAATTAATGCAGCACAGTTATCACAAATAACTTATATCGATGTAGGGGTTTGGGAGAAAGAAGCTATATTAAAATTCTATGAACCGGATTTAGAAAATTATGTTTCGCATTCGGTGCATTTATTCAAAGATTCCGGAAAATTTATCGAAGCGCCGGTAGATCGATTGAAGAATTTAATGAAGAAACAGAATCATTCTGCAGTAGATCTTGTCAAGATAGAAATTGAAGGGGCGGAGTATACCGTGATCGACACGATCATTGAAGATAAACTCGACATCAAAGTGATTTTAGTAGAATTTGATGAAGTATATCATATGAAAGGTTTTAAGCATTTATTTCGCATCAAGAATTCTACCAATAAATTGCGCAAAGCCGGGTATGTGCTTGCTCATTCCACTGATCACTATAAAAGACTTTTTGTGCGGAGGGATGTGTGTCATCAACTCGGAAAAAATTAG
- a CDS encoding cupin-like domain-containing protein, which produces MNTKTFSKSVSIGTIDKRKNISRRELIEEYVIPGIPVVLCDGTNDWKAMGKLTPEFFKSKYGTLVKEVKGKSYTIEDFVDLMLNSTESNPAPYPFNLNVEDYFPELLLDFKPEILYAKSDRVHHPLLPKFMLKGTEVYEIFLGGKGSSFPFLHIDALFLHTQITQIYGSKEFILYPPEQSEFMYPREDNPKLSQVDPIHPDFEKFPLLKMLSRLK; this is translated from the coding sequence ATGAACACTAAAACATTTAGTAAAAGTGTTTCTATAGGTACTATAGACAAGCGAAAAAACATCTCACGAAGGGAGTTGATTGAAGAGTATGTTATCCCCGGTATTCCCGTAGTACTTTGCGATGGGACCAATGACTGGAAGGCAATGGGAAAGTTAACTCCCGAGTTTTTCAAAAGTAAATACGGAACTCTTGTCAAGGAAGTAAAGGGAAAATCCTATACTATAGAAGACTTTGTGGACTTAATGTTAAATTCTACCGAAAGTAATCCTGCGCCCTATCCCTTTAATTTGAACGTTGAAGACTATTTTCCCGAATTACTTTTAGATTTTAAGCCGGAGATATTGTATGCCAAGTCAGATCGGGTTCATCATCCTTTATTGCCTAAGTTTATGTTGAAAGGCACTGAGGTATATGAAATATTTTTAGGAGGAAAGGGATCATCCTTCCCTTTTTTACATATCGATGCTTTATTCCTACACACCCAGATTACTCAAATTTATGGATCAAAAGAATTCATTTTGTATCCACCTGAACAAAGTGAATTCATGTATCCAAGAGAAGATAATCCTAAACTTTCGCAGGTAGATCCTATTCATCCCGATTTCGAAAAATTTCCTCTTTTAAAAATGCTAAGCCGATTAAAGTAA
- a CDS encoding DUF3109 family protein — MLQIGTTLVSIDLVENQFVCDLEKCKGECCVAGDSGAPLEESEMKEIENAFPVIKSYLQQEALQSIEQQGLYLKDADGDLVTPIIDGHRECVYTIFENGIAKCAFEKAYFEGKITFRKPVSCHLYPIRIQKLKDYDAVNYDRWSICSAACTLGKNLKVPVYKFLKEALIRKYGEEWYNELEVVAEAYRKEKFKV; from the coding sequence ATGCTACAGATAGGAACAACACTGGTATCTATTGACCTTGTAGAAAATCAATTTGTATGTGATCTTGAAAAATGCAAAGGAGAATGCTGCGTTGCCGGCGACTCCGGTGCACCTCTGGAAGAGTCGGAAATGAAGGAAATAGAAAATGCTTTTCCGGTTATTAAATCTTACCTGCAGCAAGAAGCACTTCAAAGTATCGAACAACAAGGCTTGTATCTTAAAGATGCAGACGGCGATCTTGTCACTCCAATAATAGATGGTCACCGTGAATGTGTTTATACAATTTTTGAAAACGGAATCGCCAAATGTGCCTTTGAAAAAGCCTATTTTGAAGGAAAAATTACTTTCCGGAAACCGGTGTCCTGTCACCTTTATCCTATCCGCATTCAAAAATTAAAAGACTACGATGCTGTAAATTATGACCGATGGAGCATTTGCAGTGCTGCCTGTACACTTGGAAAAAATCTAAAGGTGCCAGTCTATAAATTTTTAAAAGAAGCTTTAATCAGGAAGTACGGTGAAGAGTGGTACAATGAACTTGAGGTTGTTGCAGAAGCTTATAGGAAAGAGAAGTTTAAGGTTTAA
- a CDS encoding response regulator transcription factor encodes MNIRIAIVDDKQQNRSTLRDGLGASESLQIVMLAKNGKDFLERMKLLNAEERPQVVLMDIEMPEMDGISAVTAAKILYPDVNFLMLTIFDDEDKIFEAIRCGANGYLLKDEKVEVIEDFIRQIMEVGGVPMSPSIARKAMNMLARSSPVNSTENTGAAGETELSERELEVLRLLVQGHDYKIIADKLFLSAHTVRKHIANIYSKLQVSSKAQAINLVHKKKWFDI; translated from the coding sequence ATGAATATTCGGATAGCAATAGTAGATGATAAGCAACAAAACCGGTCCACACTGAGGGATGGTCTGGGTGCTTCTGAATCACTTCAAATTGTGATGCTCGCTAAAAATGGAAAGGATTTTCTGGAGCGGATGAAATTGCTGAATGCCGAAGAAAGACCTCAAGTCGTGCTGATGGATATTGAAATGCCTGAAATGGACGGAATTTCCGCAGTAACCGCCGCGAAAATATTATACCCGGATGTGAATTTTTTAATGCTTACTATTTTTGATGATGAAGATAAAATATTTGAAGCAATACGTTGCGGAGCAAATGGATATTTGTTAAAAGACGAAAAAGTTGAAGTAATTGAAGATTTTATTCGCCAGATTATGGAAGTAGGTGGTGTTCCGATGAGCCCCTCTATCGCCCGAAAAGCAATGAATATGCTGGCACGATCATCACCCGTTAATTCGACAGAAAATACAGGAGCGGCCGGTGAAACCGAATTGTCAGAACGGGAATTGGAAGTTTTGCGACTTTTAGTGCAAGGTCACGATTATAAGATTATTGCCGATAAATTATTCCTGAGCGCACATACAGTCAGAAAGCATATTGCCAATATCTACAGTAAACTTCAGGTGAGCTCTAAAGCACAGGCCATTAATCTTGTGCACAAGAAGAAGTGGTTTGACATTTGA